From Brachionichthys hirsutus isolate HB-005 chromosome 2, CSIRO-AGI_Bhir_v1, whole genome shotgun sequence, one genomic window encodes:
- the her9 gene encoding hairy-related 9 isoform X3, with protein sequence MPADTMEKQTASPIAGAPANGTHTPDKPKNASEHRKSSKPIMEKRRRARINESLGQLKTLILDALKKDSSRHSKLEKADILEMTVKHLRNLQRVQMSALSADATVLSKYRAGFNECVNEVTRFLSTSEGVNAEVRSRLLSHLSGCVGQMMPMNYPQQAASQQAHLQAPPLHVQLPSTLPISGAAKLGPEAASPKVFGGFQLVPASDGQFAFLIPNPAFASATAPVIPLYANAGVPAALNASPVHGSSAPSAASPVHGMTSFSAGSQAVSPVGVNASSESSEPVWRPW encoded by the exons ATGCCAGCGGACACGATGGAAAAGCAAACGGCATCGCCTATTGCCGGTGCCCCTGCGAACGGGACGCACACACCGGACAAACCGAAAAATGCCAGCGAGCATAGAAAA TCATCCAAGCCGATCATGGAGAAACGCAGGAGAGCAAGAATAAACGAAAGCCTGGGCCAGCTCAAGACTCTGATCCTGGATGCACTGAAAAAggat AGCTCCAGACACTCAAAGCTGGAGAAAGCAGACATCCTTGAAATGACAGTGAAACACTTGAGGAACCTGCAGCGCGTGCAGATGAGCg CTCTTTCCGCTGACGCGACCGTCCTGAGCAAATACAGAGCCGGATTCAACGAGTGCGTGAACGAGGTGACGCGCTTCCTGTCCACCTCGGAGGGCGTGAACGCGGAGGTGCGATCCCGGCTCCTCAGCCACCTCTCCGGCTGCGTGGGACAGATGATGCCCATGAATTATCCACAGCAGGCCGCTTCCCAGCAGGCGCACCTGCAGGCGCCGCCGCTTCACGTCCAGCTTCCGTCCACGCTTCCAATCAGCGGCGCTGCTAAACTCGGTCCCGAGGCCGCGTCCCCGAAGGTCTTCGGTGGATTCCAGCTGGTGCCCGCCAGCGACGGACAGTTCGCCTTTTTGATCCCTAACCCGGCCTTTGCCTCCGCCACCGCTCCGGTCATCCCGCTTTACGCAAACGCGGGGGTGCCCGCTGCGCTCAATGCCAGTCCCGTGCACGGCAGCTCGGCGCCGTCTGCAGCGTCTCCCGTCCACGGCATGACGTCCTTCTCCGCGGGGTCCCAGGCGGTCAGCCCGGTGGGGGTCAACGCCAGCTCGGAGAGCAGCGAGCCAGTGTGGCGGCCTTGGTAG
- the her9 gene encoding hairy-related 9 isoform X2, with translation MPADTMEKQTASPIAGAPANGTHTPDKPKNASEHRKSSKPIMEKRRRARINESLGQLKTLILDALKKDSSRHSKLEKADILEMTVKHLRNLQRVQMSAALSADATVLSKYRAGFNECVNEVTRFLSTSEGVNAEVRSRLLSHLSGCVGQMMPMNYPQQAASQQAHLQAPPLHVQLPSTLPISGAAKLGPEAASPKVFGGFQLVPASDGQFAFLIPNPAFASATAPVIPLYANAGVPAALNASPVHGSSAPSAASPVHGMTSFSAGSQAVSPVGVNASSESSEPVWRPW, from the exons ATGCCAGCGGACACGATGGAAAAGCAAACGGCATCGCCTATTGCCGGTGCCCCTGCGAACGGGACGCACACACCGGACAAACCGAAAAATGCCAGCGAGCATAGAAAA TCATCCAAGCCGATCATGGAGAAACGCAGGAGAGCAAGAATAAACGAAAGCCTGGGCCAGCTCAAGACTCTGATCCTGGATGCACTGAAAAAggat AGCTCCAGACACTCAAAGCTGGAGAAAGCAGACATCCTTGAAATGACAGTGAAACACTTGAGGAACCTGCAGCGCGTGCAGATGAGCg CAGCTCTTTCCGCTGACGCGACCGTCCTGAGCAAATACAGAGCCGGATTCAACGAGTGCGTGAACGAGGTGACGCGCTTCCTGTCCACCTCGGAGGGCGTGAACGCGGAGGTGCGATCCCGGCTCCTCAGCCACCTCTCCGGCTGCGTGGGACAGATGATGCCCATGAATTATCCACAGCAGGCCGCTTCCCAGCAGGCGCACCTGCAGGCGCCGCCGCTTCACGTCCAGCTTCCGTCCACGCTTCCAATCAGCGGCGCTGCTAAACTCGGTCCCGAGGCCGCGTCCCCGAAGGTCTTCGGTGGATTCCAGCTGGTGCCCGCCAGCGACGGACAGTTCGCCTTTTTGATCCCTAACCCGGCCTTTGCCTCCGCCACCGCTCCGGTCATCCCGCTTTACGCAAACGCGGGGGTGCCCGCTGCGCTCAATGCCAGTCCCGTGCACGGCAGCTCGGCGCCGTCTGCAGCGTCTCCCGTCCACGGCATGACGTCCTTCTCCGCGGGGTCCCAGGCGGTCAGCCCGGTGGGGGTCAACGCCAGCTCGGAGAGCAGCGAGCCAGTGTGGCGGCCTTGGTAG
- the her9 gene encoding hairy-related 9 isoform X1 → MPADTMEKQTASPIAGAPANGTHTPDKPKNASEHRKSSKPIMEKRRRARINESLGQLKTLILDALKKDVSVCVCVCVWGGGGRFKRGLETHFLIYIYIFNVSQSSRHSKLEKADILEMTVKHLRNLQRVQMSAALSADATVLSKYRAGFNECVNEVTRFLSTSEGVNAEVRSRLLSHLSGCVGQMMPMNYPQQAASQQAHLQAPPLHVQLPSTLPISGAAKLGPEAASPKVFGGFQLVPASDGQFAFLIPNPAFASATAPVIPLYANAGVPAALNASPVHGSSAPSAASPVHGMTSFSAGSQAVSPVGVNASSESSEPVWRPW, encoded by the exons ATGCCAGCGGACACGATGGAAAAGCAAACGGCATCGCCTATTGCCGGTGCCCCTGCGAACGGGACGCACACACCGGACAAACCGAAAAATGCCAGCGAGCATAGAAAA TCATCCAAGCCGATCATGGAGAAACGCAGGAGAGCAAGAATAAACGAAAGCCTGGGCCAGCTCAAGACTCTGATCCTGGATGCACTGAAAAAggatgtaagtgtgtgtgtgtgtgtgtgtgtgtgggggggggggggtcgtttcaaacgtggactggagactcattttttaatatatatatatatatttaatgtctCACAGAGCTCCAGACACTCAAAGCTGGAGAAAGCAGACATCCTTGAAATGACAGTGAAACACTTGAGGAACCTGCAGCGCGTGCAGATGAGCg CAGCTCTTTCCGCTGACGCGACCGTCCTGAGCAAATACAGAGCCGGATTCAACGAGTGCGTGAACGAGGTGACGCGCTTCCTGTCCACCTCGGAGGGCGTGAACGCGGAGGTGCGATCCCGGCTCCTCAGCCACCTCTCCGGCTGCGTGGGACAGATGATGCCCATGAATTATCCACAGCAGGCCGCTTCCCAGCAGGCGCACCTGCAGGCGCCGCCGCTTCACGTCCAGCTTCCGTCCACGCTTCCAATCAGCGGCGCTGCTAAACTCGGTCCCGAGGCCGCGTCCCCGAAGGTCTTCGGTGGATTCCAGCTGGTGCCCGCCAGCGACGGACAGTTCGCCTTTTTGATCCCTAACCCGGCCTTTGCCTCCGCCACCGCTCCGGTCATCCCGCTTTACGCAAACGCGGGGGTGCCCGCTGCGCTCAATGCCAGTCCCGTGCACGGCAGCTCGGCGCCGTCTGCAGCGTCTCCCGTCCACGGCATGACGTCCTTCTCCGCGGGGTCCCAGGCGGTCAGCCCGGTGGGGGTCAACGCCAGCTCGGAGAGCAGCGAGCCAGTGTGGCGGCCTTGGTAG